Proteins encoded together in one Bactrocera neohumeralis isolate Rockhampton chromosome 4, APGP_CSIRO_Bneo_wtdbg2-racon-allhic-juicebox.fasta_v2, whole genome shotgun sequence window:
- the LOC126754579 gene encoding dnaJ homolog subfamily B member 2 isoform X1 yields the protein MVDYYKVLDISRDATESEVKKAYKKLALKWHPDKNPDNLDEANTRFRELSEAYEVLSDARRRKIYDTRATLQKEASTYNYAKGSGYTGGSGYRYRTRADPKRDYNYNYKDDEHCRHDNNSNKHGNRYHSFTFRNLFEWTPFHKLFEKKRRLYDQYGKEGLLGDRGHHRSSRHHHTHDYDDFDIMGGFPFVFRPPEEVFREFFGVNSPFADLFRDVHGYPQSNRHNNGLSTSGRQHVGTKLASPFGAPMLNYSMMDFMMPSNGFTSFSSFNSVPNGRGGAANGAVRRTSTSTTFVNGKKLMTKRVYENGKETVFSYENDVLKSKTVNGVTQKLSSITN from the exons ATGGTTGATTATTACAAAGTGCTGGACATATCGCGAGATGCGACAGAAAGCGAAGTGAAGAAAGC TTATAAAAAATTGGCACTGAAGTGGCATCCTGATAAAAATCCTGACAATTTAGATGAAGCAAATACGCGATTTAGAGAACTATCTGAAGCCTACGAGGTTTTGTCGGATG CACGTAGACGGAAAATTTATGATACACGTGCGACGCTACAGAAGGAAGCTTCAACATACAACTATGCCAAAGGCAGTGGATATACGGGCGGCAGTGGTTATAGATACCGAACCCGTGCTGATCCTAAACGCGACTACAATTACAACTATAAAGATGACGAACACTGCAGACATgataataattcaaataaacatGGGAACCGATATCACTCCTTTACTTttcgcaatttatttgaatGGACACCATTCCATAAATTATTTG aaaaaaagcGTCGTCTTTACGACCAATATGGTAAAGAGGGGCTGTTGGGTGATCGGGGTCATCATCGATCTTCACGGCACCATCATACGCATGACTACGATGACTTCGACATAATGGGTGGTTTCCCATTTGTGTTTCGGCCACCAGAGGAAGTTTTCCGCGAATTTTTCGGTGTAAATTCACCGTTCGCTGATTTATTTAGAG atgtacATGGTTACCCTCAGTCGAACAGACACAATAACGGGCTTAGCACCAGTGGACGTCAACATGTCGGCACTAAATTGGCCTCACCATTTGGAGCGCCAATGCTGAACTACTCTATGATGGATTTTATGATGCCGTCCAATGGATTTACTTCATTCAGCTCATTCAATTCAGTTCCAAATGGACGGGGTGGTGCGGCAAATGGCGCCGTCCGACGCACATCAACTTCAACGACATTCGTTAACGgcaaaaaattaatgactaAACG AGTCTATGAAAATGGAAAGGAGACTGTATTTTCATACGAAAACGATGTCCTGAAATCAAAGACTGTGAATGGAGTTACACAGAAACTCTCTTCAATTACAAATTAA
- the LOC126754579 gene encoding dnaJ homolog subfamily B member 3 isoform X2 — translation MVDYYKVLDISRDATESEVKKAYKKLALKWHPDKNPDNLDEANTRFRELSEAYEVLSDEKKRRLYDQYGKEGLLGDRGHHRSSRHHHTHDYDDFDIMGGFPFVFRPPEEVFREFFGVNSPFADLFRDVHGYPQSNRHNNGLSTSGRQHVGTKLASPFGAPMLNYSMMDFMMPSNGFTSFSSFNSVPNGRGGAANGAVRRTSTSTTFVNGKKLMTKRVYENGKETVFSYENDVLKSKTVNGVTQKLSSITN, via the exons ATGGTTGATTATTACAAAGTGCTGGACATATCGCGAGATGCGACAGAAAGCGAAGTGAAGAAAGC TTATAAAAAATTGGCACTGAAGTGGCATCCTGATAAAAATCCTGACAATTTAGATGAAGCAAATACGCGATTTAGAGAACTATCTGAAGCCTACGAGGTTTTGTCGGATG aaaaaaagcGTCGTCTTTACGACCAATATGGTAAAGAGGGGCTGTTGGGTGATCGGGGTCATCATCGATCTTCACGGCACCATCATACGCATGACTACGATGACTTCGACATAATGGGTGGTTTCCCATTTGTGTTTCGGCCACCAGAGGAAGTTTTCCGCGAATTTTTCGGTGTAAATTCACCGTTCGCTGATTTATTTAGAG atgtacATGGTTACCCTCAGTCGAACAGACACAATAACGGGCTTAGCACCAGTGGACGTCAACATGTCGGCACTAAATTGGCCTCACCATTTGGAGCGCCAATGCTGAACTACTCTATGATGGATTTTATGATGCCGTCCAATGGATTTACTTCATTCAGCTCATTCAATTCAGTTCCAAATGGACGGGGTGGTGCGGCAAATGGCGCCGTCCGACGCACATCAACTTCAACGACATTCGTTAACGgcaaaaaattaatgactaAACG AGTCTATGAAAATGGAAAGGAGACTGTATTTTCATACGAAAACGATGTCCTGAAATCAAAGACTGTGAATGGAGTTACACAGAAACTCTCTTCAATTACAAATTAA